A window of the Lactuca sativa cultivar Salinas chromosome 5, Lsat_Salinas_v11, whole genome shotgun sequence genome harbors these coding sequences:
- the LOC111897212 gene encoding uncharacterized protein LOC111897212 isoform X2 encodes MENMNEEIDLGLSLGATNQQRVESCSDSGAGVNADLGSRIDTTNTNTKPFVRPHPLTELVWSTQNGLTIKYTGCSPCFAHTKDDERVIDASFFRSTLPLAHTGRQNRRTADLLPLLSNEPEKLEIKTENSDRFTMDVGLPLKMTQEHTNVKRGEELKEEGSSSAPFLEKMEETAENDVIVKDLENSEKDQKGGENREEGCKEDDDESHKSMESCNSANLSSKKNKGWRFEEQLIIGSKRIKKQSQEYSPVVKQDSSFMNWISTMVKSVKPYQEETPRPFDDDQNKRLGFQTVFQSLYSQDPKRLETKTDIDDKSVDASKEIILFDKTASDHNPYDNLNQKAFGNLWITRLFPKIPSNVNTLVAKDSSTIDASAPCGMNQFEKPVEKSKCFFCGKTGHELRDCLQINENGNVFFKKKVSNINEIASTSGNNKLFNEEKIHRIPKGMFDTIRSLRLSRTDILKWMNSHLPLTNLDGYFLRLRLAKWEEGVGEAGYYVACITDENPSKGSKKPIRVNIGGVECLVESRYISNCDFLEDELIAWWQRTLTSGQVPMEERLTFKLEEREKLGF; translated from the exons ATGGAGAATATGAATGAAGAGATTGATTTGGGGCTTTCTCTTGGTGCTACAAACCAACAACGTGTGGAGTCTTGTAGTGATTCAGGTGCAGGTGTAAATGCAGATTTAGGGTCAAGAATAGACActacaaatacaaatacaaagCCATTTGTGAGACCTCATCCTTTGACTGAGTTGGTTTGGTCAACTCAAAATGGTCTAACCATCAAGTATACTGGCTGCAGCCCCTGTTTTGCTCACACAAAAGATGATGAACGTGTCATCGATGCCTCTTTTTTCAGATCAACTCTTCCTCTTGCTCACACAG GTCGACAAAACCGAAGAACTGCTGATCTTCTGCCACTACTTTCTAATGAACCGGAAAAATTAGAAATCAAGACTGAAAACAGTGACAGATTCACCATGGATGTTGGATTGCCTTTGAAAATGACACAAGAACACACAAATGTCAAAAGGGGTGAAGAATTAAAAGAAGAGGGTAGTTCGAGTGCGCCTTTTCTTGAAAAAATGGAAGAAACTGCTGAAAATGATGTCATTGTTAaagatttggaaaattcagaGAAAGATCAAAAAGGAGGTGAAAATAGAGAAGAGGGTTgtaaagaagatgatgatgagagCCATAAAAGCATGGAAAGTTGCAACAGTGCTAATTTATCTTCAAAAAAGAACAAGGGGTGGAGATTTGAAGAACAGTTGATTATCGGAAGTAAACGAATCAAGAAACAAAGTCAAGAATATAGTCCTGTGGTCAAACAAGATAGTTCTTTCATGAATTGGATTTCAACCATGGTGAAAAGCGTAAAACCCTATCAAGAAGAAACTCCTCGTCCATTTGACGATGATCAGAacaaaagattagggtttcaaactgtttttcaatcGCTTTATTCACAAGATCCAAAACGACTCGAAACAAAAACCGATATCGACGATAAATCTGTTGACGCGTctaaagaaatcattttgttcGATAAAACAGCATCCGATCATAACCCGTATGATAATTTGAACCAAAAAGCATTTGGGAACTTATGGATCACTCGTctttttccaaaaataccctccAACGTAAATACTTTAGTAGCCAAAGATTCATCCACCATTGATGCTTCTGCTCCTTGTGGGATGAACCAGTTCGAGAAACCTGTGGAAAAGTCAAAATGTTTCTTTTGTGGGAAAACGGGCCATGAATTACGCGATTGTTTACAGATAAATGAGAATGGAAATGTGTTCTTTAAGAAGAAGGTATCAAATATTAATGAAATTGCTTCAACTTCTGGGAATAATAAGTTGTTTAATGAAGAGAAGATACACAGAATACCTAAAGGAATGTTCGACACCATAAGAAGCCTTAGATTGTCTCGAACAGATATTCTCAA ATGGATGAATTCCCATTTACCCCTCACAAATTTAGATGGATATTTCTTACGTTTGCGTCTTGCAAAATGGGAAGAAGGAGTAGGGGAAGCAGGGTATTATGTTGCTTGCATAACAG ATGAAAATCCATCAAAAGGATCCAAGAAGCCTATACGGGTTAACATTGGAGGTGTTGAATGCCTTGTTGAAAGTCGATACATCTCCAACTGTGATTTTCTTGAG GATGAACTCATAGCTTGGTGGCAAAGAACGTTGACAAGTGGACAAGTTCCAATGGAAGAACGGTTGACCTTCAAGTTGGAGGAGAGAGAAAAGTTAGGGTTTTAA
- the LOC111897212 gene encoding uncharacterized protein LOC111897212 isoform X1 produces MIYFCFLGFGIKSRVMENMNEEIDLGLSLGATNQQRVESCSDSGAGVNADLGSRIDTTNTNTKPFVRPHPLTELVWSTQNGLTIKYTGCSPCFAHTKDDERVIDASFFRSTLPLAHTGRQNRRTADLLPLLSNEPEKLEIKTENSDRFTMDVGLPLKMTQEHTNVKRGEELKEEGSSSAPFLEKMEETAENDVIVKDLENSEKDQKGGENREEGCKEDDDESHKSMESCNSANLSSKKNKGWRFEEQLIIGSKRIKKQSQEYSPVVKQDSSFMNWISTMVKSVKPYQEETPRPFDDDQNKRLGFQTVFQSLYSQDPKRLETKTDIDDKSVDASKEIILFDKTASDHNPYDNLNQKAFGNLWITRLFPKIPSNVNTLVAKDSSTIDASAPCGMNQFEKPVEKSKCFFCGKTGHELRDCLQINENGNVFFKKKVSNINEIASTSGNNKLFNEEKIHRIPKGMFDTIRSLRLSRTDILKWMNSHLPLTNLDGYFLRLRLAKWEEGVGEAGYYVACITDENPSKGSKKPIRVNIGGVECLVESRYISNCDFLEDELIAWWQRTLTSGQVPMEERLTFKLEEREKLGF; encoded by the exons AtgatatatttttgttttttgggATTTGGAATCAAAAGTAGGGTAATGGAGAATATGAATGAAGAGATTGATTTGGGGCTTTCTCTTGGTGCTACAAACCAACAACGTGTGGAGTCTTGTAGTGATTCAGGTGCAGGTGTAAATGCAGATTTAGGGTCAAGAATAGACActacaaatacaaatacaaagCCATTTGTGAGACCTCATCCTTTGACTGAGTTGGTTTGGTCAACTCAAAATGGTCTAACCATCAAGTATACTGGCTGCAGCCCCTGTTTTGCTCACACAAAAGATGATGAACGTGTCATCGATGCCTCTTTTTTCAGATCAACTCTTCCTCTTGCTCACACAG GTCGACAAAACCGAAGAACTGCTGATCTTCTGCCACTACTTTCTAATGAACCGGAAAAATTAGAAATCAAGACTGAAAACAGTGACAGATTCACCATGGATGTTGGATTGCCTTTGAAAATGACACAAGAACACACAAATGTCAAAAGGGGTGAAGAATTAAAAGAAGAGGGTAGTTCGAGTGCGCCTTTTCTTGAAAAAATGGAAGAAACTGCTGAAAATGATGTCATTGTTAaagatttggaaaattcagaGAAAGATCAAAAAGGAGGTGAAAATAGAGAAGAGGGTTgtaaagaagatgatgatgagagCCATAAAAGCATGGAAAGTTGCAACAGTGCTAATTTATCTTCAAAAAAGAACAAGGGGTGGAGATTTGAAGAACAGTTGATTATCGGAAGTAAACGAATCAAGAAACAAAGTCAAGAATATAGTCCTGTGGTCAAACAAGATAGTTCTTTCATGAATTGGATTTCAACCATGGTGAAAAGCGTAAAACCCTATCAAGAAGAAACTCCTCGTCCATTTGACGATGATCAGAacaaaagattagggtttcaaactgtttttcaatcGCTTTATTCACAAGATCCAAAACGACTCGAAACAAAAACCGATATCGACGATAAATCTGTTGACGCGTctaaagaaatcattttgttcGATAAAACAGCATCCGATCATAACCCGTATGATAATTTGAACCAAAAAGCATTTGGGAACTTATGGATCACTCGTctttttccaaaaataccctccAACGTAAATACTTTAGTAGCCAAAGATTCATCCACCATTGATGCTTCTGCTCCTTGTGGGATGAACCAGTTCGAGAAACCTGTGGAAAAGTCAAAATGTTTCTTTTGTGGGAAAACGGGCCATGAATTACGCGATTGTTTACAGATAAATGAGAATGGAAATGTGTTCTTTAAGAAGAAGGTATCAAATATTAATGAAATTGCTTCAACTTCTGGGAATAATAAGTTGTTTAATGAAGAGAAGATACACAGAATACCTAAAGGAATGTTCGACACCATAAGAAGCCTTAGATTGTCTCGAACAGATATTCTCAA ATGGATGAATTCCCATTTACCCCTCACAAATTTAGATGGATATTTCTTACGTTTGCGTCTTGCAAAATGGGAAGAAGGAGTAGGGGAAGCAGGGTATTATGTTGCTTGCATAACAG ATGAAAATCCATCAAAAGGATCCAAGAAGCCTATACGGGTTAACATTGGAGGTGTTGAATGCCTTGTTGAAAGTCGATACATCTCCAACTGTGATTTTCTTGAG GATGAACTCATAGCTTGGTGGCAAAGAACGTTGACAAGTGGACAAGTTCCAATGGAAGAACGGTTGACCTTCAAGTTGGAGGAGAGAGAAAAGTTAGGGTTTTAA